One genomic region from Candidatus Aegiribacteria sp. encodes:
- a CDS encoding FAD-dependent oxidoreductase translates to MSFQENRINRHPVLDQPDAERVEFTFNGQPAIGLEGEAVSSAVFAFGIHIFGHHHTDESPQGMFCANGQCSQCTLLIDGIPLKSCIVPLKRGMDVRSLEGLPSLEDLPGPDVFPPVNIQTRVLILGAGPSGMAAAIELGKAGIDTIIVDDKDRLGGKLVLQTHKFFGSEADCYAGTRGIHIAELLAGEISEMDSVDIWLNSVVLGVFSDGTVGIRCEDGYRIVKPEILLVATGAREKSLPFPGCTLPGVYGAGAFQTMVNRDLVRCAERIFVVGGGNVGLIGAYHALQAGMTVVGLAEALPVCGGYKVHADKIKRLGVPIYTRHSVIAAHGIEQVEAVTIAEIDDSFSPLPGTERTWEVDTVLMAVGLNPVDEFHRKALDFGMKSMMAGDAEEIAEASAAMFTGRIRGLQIVASLGSAGINIPDELREKAEILKSSGGETFPYNPPEERTGIFPVLHCTQEIPCNPCMTVCPKDLIGTSGHPIMGLPEFHGECVGCEKCVAVCPGLAVTLVDFRNSSDRPIVTVPFELGEWLLEEGMEMTVTGWEGDILGKAVLIGWKYATGFPKTLLLKLETPASIACRTAGVVVQDPDKIKPLPVPLEVPLPDTAVICRCERVTAGEIREYIRAGTRDMNHLKALTRAGFGACGGKTCSTLIERICREEGIPPEEITPFTDRPLFAETQLGWFSGKGSDDE, encoded by the coding sequence TTGTCTTTTCAGGAAAACCGTATTAACAGACATCCGGTGCTTGATCAGCCAGATGCGGAAAGAGTTGAGTTTACATTCAATGGACAGCCTGCCATTGGACTGGAGGGTGAGGCTGTATCATCCGCTGTCTTCGCTTTCGGCATTCACATATTCGGACATCATCATACTGACGAAAGCCCCCAGGGGATGTTCTGCGCAAATGGACAGTGCTCACAGTGTACGCTTCTTATTGATGGAATCCCATTGAAGAGCTGCATTGTACCTCTTAAGAGAGGAATGGATGTCAGAAGCCTTGAGGGACTGCCTTCACTCGAAGATCTTCCCGGCCCGGATGTATTTCCTCCTGTAAATATTCAGACCAGGGTATTGATACTCGGTGCCGGACCCTCCGGCATGGCTGCTGCTATTGAGCTTGGAAAAGCTGGAATAGACACAATAATAGTTGATGATAAAGATCGGCTCGGAGGTAAGCTTGTCCTTCAGACTCACAAGTTCTTCGGTTCGGAAGCGGACTGTTACGCCGGAACACGGGGTATTCACATAGCAGAGCTGCTCGCAGGTGAAATTTCAGAGATGGATTCCGTTGACATATGGCTTAACAGTGTCGTCCTCGGTGTATTCAGCGACGGGACTGTCGGAATCAGGTGCGAAGATGGTTACAGGATAGTGAAACCGGAGATTCTTCTTGTAGCAACGGGAGCCAGGGAAAAATCACTGCCCTTTCCGGGATGCACACTTCCAGGTGTTTACGGCGCCGGCGCATTTCAGACAATGGTTAACAGAGATCTGGTCAGGTGCGCTGAAAGGATATTCGTTGTCGGCGGGGGGAATGTGGGGCTTATCGGAGCCTATCACGCTCTTCAGGCAGGTATGACGGTAGTCGGGCTTGCAGAAGCTCTTCCTGTATGCGGCGGATATAAAGTTCATGCAGATAAAATCAAAAGACTTGGAGTACCGATATACACCAGACATTCTGTAATCGCGGCACATGGAATCGAACAGGTGGAAGCCGTGACAATCGCCGAGATTGATGATTCCTTTTCTCCTTTACCAGGCACCGAACGTACATGGGAAGTAGATACGGTGTTAATGGCCGTTGGATTGAATCCGGTTGATGAATTCCACCGGAAAGCTCTAGATTTCGGCATGAAATCCATGATGGCAGGTGATGCCGAAGAAATTGCTGAAGCAAGCGCCGCAATGTTTACAGGCAGGATAAGAGGCCTTCAGATAGTTGCTTCTCTCGGTTCAGCGGGAATAAACATACCTGATGAACTCAGGGAAAAGGCTGAAATACTCAAGAGTTCCGGAGGAGAGACTTTTCCATACAATCCCCCTGAGGAAAGAACGGGGATTTTTCCGGTTCTGCACTGTACGCAGGAGATTCCATGCAACCCATGTATGACAGTGTGTCCAAAGGATCTTATTGGTACATCAGGACATCCGATAATGGGATTGCCTGAATTTCATGGTGAATGCGTGGGATGCGAAAAATGCGTTGCTGTCTGTCCTGGACTGGCGGTGACTCTGGTCGATTTCAGAAATTCCTCTGACAGACCGATTGTAACTGTTCCTTTTGAACTTGGTGAATGGCTTCTTGAAGAAGGAATGGAAATGACTGTGACAGGATGGGAAGGAGATATCCTCGGGAAAGCTGTCCTGATCGGATGGAAATACGCAACCGGATTTCCGAAGACACTTCTTCTGAAGCTCGAAACACCCGCTTCAATCGCCTGCAGGACGGCCGGAGTGGTTGTTCAGGATCCTGATAAGATCAAGCCTCTTCCTGTTCCATTAGAGGTTCCCCTTCCGGATACAGCTGTTATCTGCAGGTGTGAACGTGTTACCGCAGGGGAGATTCGAGAGTATATCAGAGCGGGCACCAGAGACATGAATCATCTTAAAGCTCTTACAAGAGCCGGGTTTGGAGCGTGCGGCGGGAAGACCTGTTCAACACTGATCGAAAGAATCTGCAGGGAGGAAGGAATTCCCCCGGAGGAGATTACACCATTTACAGACAGACCACTGTTCGCCGAGACTCAACTGGGCTGGTTTTCCGGAAAGGGCAGCGATGATGAATAA
- a CDS encoding FAD-binding oxidoreductase, with product MMNNRTYDVIIIGAGSVGTPMAMSLAEKGISVLCLDSAFSAGQGNNKCAIGGTRATHTEPAKVTLALRSLEVFRTWEEIHGESIGWYQGGYTYVAYDKDTMSLFRQNVPLQRNAGLNINLVSASEIEDLVPGINSDGLLGGTWSPEDGSASPMLCCYAFYRRAAELGAEFRFNETVQRFSIDNGKVVSVITDRGTYSCGAVVNCAGSFAASAGRMAGVELPVYPDCHEAGVTEPVERLFDPMVVDIRKAPGSANYYFYQHETGQIVFCITPDPPVPGTSVEETSGFLPLVAPRMVDLYPRLANLKVRRVWRGVYPMTPDGSPILDRCGPSNHYIAVGMCGQGFMLAPGIGELMSRLL from the coding sequence ATGATGAATAACCGAACTTACGATGTCATCATCATTGGAGCCGGCAGCGTTGGTACTCCTATGGCAATGAGTCTTGCTGAGAAGGGAATTTCCGTTCTCTGCCTTGACAGTGCCTTTTCAGCGGGGCAGGGAAACAACAAGTGTGCTATCGGTGGAACCAGAGCTACACATACTGAACCCGCAAAGGTGACCCTTGCTCTTAGGTCCCTTGAAGTATTCAGAACATGGGAGGAAATCCACGGGGAAAGCATAGGATGGTACCAGGGCGGATACACATACGTTGCCTACGATAAAGATACTATGTCGCTATTCAGGCAGAATGTGCCCCTTCAGCGGAATGCGGGTCTTAACATTAATTTAGTCTCAGCATCTGAAATCGAGGACCTTGTTCCGGGTATAAACTCCGATGGTCTTCTGGGCGGGACCTGGTCACCCGAGGACGGAAGTGCAAGTCCCATGCTCTGCTGTTACGCGTTCTACAGAAGAGCAGCGGAACTCGGAGCGGAATTTCGGTTTAATGAAACTGTACAGCGATTCAGTATTGATAATGGGAAAGTAGTGTCAGTAATCACCGACAGGGGAACATACTCATGCGGAGCGGTTGTGAACTGCGCGGGCTCCTTTGCCGCTTCGGCAGGAAGGATGGCGGGAGTTGAGCTTCCGGTATATCCAGACTGTCACGAGGCAGGTGTCACAGAGCCCGTTGAAAGGCTTTTCGATCCGATGGTTGTTGATATTCGAAAGGCTCCGGGATCGGCGAATTACTATTTCTACCAGCACGAGACAGGTCAGATCGTATTCTGCATCACGCCCGATCCGCCTGTTCCCGGAACATCTGTCGAAGAGACTTCCGGATTTCTGCCGCTCGTGGCGCCGCGAATGGTAGATCTGTACCCCAGACTGGCGAATCTTAAAGTAAGAAGAGTCTGGCGGGGTGTTTACCCGATGACTCCTGACGGATCCCCGATTCTGGACAGATGCGGTCCTTCCAACCATTACATCGCGGTTGGGATGTGCGGCCAGGGATTCATGCTTGCCCCGGGGATAGGAGAGCTGATGTCAAGATTGCTG